In Helianthus annuus cultivar XRQ/B chromosome 9, HanXRQr2.0-SUNRISE, whole genome shotgun sequence, the following are encoded in one genomic region:
- the LOC110879655 gene encoding probable galacturonosyltransferase 11, which produces MRRRAADFRRPPRRRFSVWIWVLLGLLLFCTAGFILLVLKQNQEYQDLAQHPTLVRNGGTLQSAQNKLNLTKETTTSNSYARQLLDQMTLAKAYIVIAKEHNNHHLAWELASKIRSCQFLLSKAAMRDSPMTQNEAEPLIKSLSTLIFKAQDAHYDIATTIMTMKSHIQALEERANAATVQSTFFGQLAAESVPKNLHCVNLKLLASWLTMKELHEVTNETKNSPRLVDNNLYHFCVFSDNLLAVSAVVNSTISNTDHPKQLVFHIVTNEPNYGAMQAWFVSNDFKGSTIEVQKVEDFTWLNASYSPIVKKLTETDFQGYYIEGSKDLNNEPKFENPKYLSLLNHLRFYIPEIYPHLEKVVFLDDDVIVQKDLTPLFSLDLHGNVNGAVETCLEAFHRFYKYFNFTNPVLSSKFDPQACGWAFGLNVFDLVAWRNANVTDVYHYWQEQNSDGSLWKLGTLPAGLLAFYGRTEPLDRRWHVLGLGYDVNIDNRLIESAAVVHFNGNLKPWLKFGIGRYKPLWERYVNQTHPYLVDCVTK; this is translated from the exons ATGCGCCGGCGGGCGGCGGACTTCCGGCGGCCGCCTCGACGGAGGTTTTCAGTTTGGATCTGGGTGCTTCTTGGTTTATTATTATTCTGTACAGCTGGATTCATTCTATTGGTTCTTAAACAGAATCAAGAATATCAAGATCTTGCACAACATCCCACACTG GTGAGAAATGGTGGAACATTGCAATCTGCACAAAACAAATTAAATTTAACCAAAGAGACAACAACTAGTAATTCATATGCTAGACAGTTATTAGACCAGATGACACTTGCAAAAGCATATATAGTTATTGCAAAAGAACATAACAATCATCATCTTGCTTGGGAGTTAGCTTCAAAGATTAGAAGTTGTCAGTTTCTTCTTTCGAAAGCCGCCATGAGAGACAGCCCGATGACACAGAACGAAGCGGAACCACTTATAAAAAGCTTGTCGACGCTGATTTTCAAAGCACAGGATGCGCATTACGATATTGCCACCACGATTATGACCATGAAGTCTCATATTCAAGCGCTTGAAGAAAGGGCGAATGCAGCCACTGTTCAAAGCACGTTTTTTGGACAGTTGGCGGCCGAATCGGTTCCCAAGAATCTGCATTGTGTTAATCTTAAACTGTTGGCTAGTTGGCTTACGATGAAGGAGCTGCACGAGGTTACAAATGAGACCAAGAACTCGCCGAGATTGGTAGACAATAATCTTTATCATTTCTGCGTATTTTCAGATAATTTACTTGCGGTTTCAGCTGTGGTCAACTCAACCATCTCAAACACTGACCACCCGAAACAGCTTGTGTTCCATATAGTCACAAATGAACCCAACTATGGAGCTATGCAAGCTTGGTTTGTTAGTAACGACTTTAAAGGGTCAACGATCGAAGTGCAAAAAGTCGAAGACTTTACTTGGTTAAACGCTTCTTATTCACCGATTGTTAAAAAACTAACAGAAACCGACTTTCAGGGATATTACATTGAAGGGTCTAAAGATTTGAACAATGAGCCAAAGTTTGAAAATCCAAAGTATCTATCTTTATTAAACCATCTTCGGTTTTACATCCCTGAAATCTATCCTCACCTTGAAAAGGTCGTCTTTCTTGATGACGATGTCATCGTGCAAAAAGATCTGACTCCTTTGTTCTCGTTGGATCTTCACGGGAATGTAAACGGGGCTGTCGAAACTTGTCTTGAAGCGTTCCATCggttttataaatattttaactttacAAATCCGGTTTTGAGCTCCAAGTTTGACCCGCAGGCTTGTGGGTGGGCGtttggtttgaatgttttcgATCTTGTAGCTTGGAGGAATGCTAATGTGACAGACGTGTACCATTACTGGCAAGAACAGAACAGCGATGGAAGTTTGTGGAAGTTAGGGACGTTGCCAGCGGGTCTGTTAGCGTTTTATGGAAGGACCGAGCCGCTTGACCGAAGATGGCATGTGTTAGGGTTGGGTTATGATGTGAACATTGATAACAGGCTTATAGAGAGTGCAGCTGTGGTTCACTTTAATGGGAACCTGAAACCGTGGTTAAAGTTTGGGATTGGAAGGTACAAGCCGTTATGGGAACGGTACGTGAACCAAACGCACCCTTATCTTGTTGATTGTGTCACAAAATGA